A region of the Triplophysa rosa linkage group LG5, Trosa_1v2, whole genome shotgun sequence genome:
AAATGAAGGCTCTGTTCACATTGTgccttgacatttttgggtgaactgtcactctAATGTGAAATATTGATTTCTTTAGTCGACAGTATCATGATAAATGATAAGAGAAGACTCCGGGTGAATAGTAACGTTAAAAAGCATTATTGtgctgagaaataaagagaatgTGGGGAAGATCTTTTCAGGAATAAGCCAAGCCCTTCAGTGCAGTGGGAGTTGTgcgatacacacacacacaaaccagcaTTCAAACCCCTCGACTGACGGAGAAAAGACAGAGGTTAGTGTCTGGCCATTTCCAACTCTTTAACTTTAAATGttacacttttatttttctgactTCTTGTAATACTTGTATTATAAGAAACACTATAATGCATCTACTTTACAAAGAAGTGGCAGTTAGTAGCTAGTACTAGTTCACGAGCAttgatttttattaaagcaCCGTATACAAGTTTATATTCAGTTTTATGGGTTTGTTCATAGATTACTGTTGGGGTTGAAATATCTTACATATGTGTAAACAAACATAGTTCTGTTCAAAAGCACACCATGGAGTTCATATACTGTAGTAATACAATTAAAGACCCTATAAGGTCAAgtttacattttgaaaatctTTCTTACTGATGTGGAATTTCCTCTGTGGTTGAGGGACATAGCTCTGCCGGCCTCCGCTTTCTGCTGATATACTGCTCGAGCattaaaaataatcacaaaaacTATAGTATTGCTGAAAAACTCGGACATATCTTCCAcatatgcactgtaaaaaatgatttgaggCTTTAGTTAACTCCGCTCttttttaagtcagtttaaCTAAAATGTTGAGTGTAAGATATCAAGTTTATTTGTTAGATTTGTAGAATAACTAATCTTAAAAAGGGTCACTTGGCCAAACCCTTCAGCGTGAATATTTTCATTATATATGttcggtttaaaaataaaactgatggGGCATTTAAATAGCTGTTAAATACATGTCGTAGATGTTTGCGCTTGTCTTAAtattattgatgttgttttgtagTAAAACATTATATAGTGTTTTGCAAAGTCACCGTTTGTTTGCGTTGGTAAACCTGGATCATGTTCTATGCATTCTGTTTAACGCCTTAGCTTAAGCCCGGACTGAaacccttagttaaattaggatatttaagctatttttataaaaatgccctagtaaaaaacattacatgtgTGCATCTTGATACAAAACAATGGCGCTGACatactttaagatgttttaaggtgagttattttcagttaagactgctcaaacattcattttagtctgggattagccttaaaccttgtctgtgaaaccgggcaataaAGTTGCACGCACAATGTTTGTTGTGTAGTTCTGTGGAGAATCAAGTTCATTCCGTTGTGAATCCCTTTCAGTACTTTGTGTTATAATATTCCTAAATTATGCTATATGATGATCACTGAGTAAATGAACTTTGATATATATGTTTTGGGAGACTCCATTACTCAATCCACTAAGTACAGTTAATTTATTGGGCTTTATTATTTTACCAAGCACatcattttatgttttacagttcacttaaaggcgcagttcttaattaacagcggccactagtgttgtattatagatttgccacgaatcgctcagtccaaacacgacggtggccaccacagtacaaaaagatgtcgttctcatgttgacacagggaagagattttgcgagcattagaaagactgtagaaagagcgatgtcttatttattatataaaataaaaggtttgtggattttaagtttaaaaagaaggataaaagtcaggcaggagctggacctgtgttaatattaatacTATAAAGACTCTCCAGCAGAGACACATTAGGAGCCGcggtactgaggcttttagcagagatattcacagatatctatggagatactttccagcagagagaagttggagagaaagatcgtgtAAAGATCACCTCCGaggaggatgctttgattcgatcagtatgtgagtaacacattaacataccaagatatgttgttgttgtaatattagctgtgtgcgcgctggagctgaaactggagagcgagcgagagcgcgttttattcttttactcaatgatgaataaactttcagttgatctgcgggtcacatgcgttctgcaccggagagcacgatctgtgcggatcacggatcatcccgtgatccgtttcaccacgataccgcagcggagaggaagaggaaacgcgtgttgtagagttgtttgtccgtttagggctgctgtaggaaacatggcggcgaattcaatgtctgtaggcccgctctgtatgtagatatacacatcttattctaaggtattacaaacataatggttcattacgtaaggtctttatacacctctgaagaaatagttttgtatattatatttcatttccgtcaacgccgtattgttcctttaactaCAATTCCTGTATGCTCAGTAATAAATAGTGttagtttcatttatttaactaCATGCCATGTATGTTGGGTTAACTTAACACTCATGTGTTCCAAACTTAACGGAGTCAAAGCAACAAGATGACCTgtgcaacaaaacatttttcacaGTGTGTGTATAAACGTAACTTTGCACCGATTTTCTACTAAAGTGTTATTAGATGAACTGTCACATCAGGTAAACAGTGATGGTCTGAGGTACTTTCACACATACTGTTCTCTATCCTATACTGTTAACATATGTACCCttgaaaacaatgttttaatcCGATGCATGTTGCACAGTCCAGTCTTcatcttacatttacatatttggcagacgcttttatccgaagcgaattatcctatacatttatacataggtatgtgcaatccaacccacaaccttgcgttgttaacgcaatgctcttaccactgagctacaggaaagctgtgaaATCTTCCTTTAACCACAGTCATTATTTTCAGTATGAATAAGTCTGATTGACGTGTTTTTGCTCTTGAATCTTTTGCTTGAAAAAAAAAGCATGGCCAAGCTACTGCAAACATATGCTTGGCAAATCTGTGGCCCTAGTGTGTCGAACCTACTGTTTCTTGCAAAAGAATattctaaataaatatttacttatttatttaatcttcCAAGCATTGCATTTTATCAGTAATGCTGCCTTTTGAGGAACACATTGGAGTCAGTTAATAATATCTAACTAATGTTTTTCATCTGTacagcaacaaaacaaaacatgtcgtctcacacattttacacaaatgtgTCCAAATGACAACACTTTTACTGCAATAATAAAAGCCGCATCCACATACAGATACACTTTAATGCAACTGCAGTATTTCACTTTTTAcaaactaaatgttttttatttttgaatgtaGATTCTTTTGTGATGTATGCAGAAAAGAGCATTCTTCAAATCTCTTCAAATGTTCTTCTTATTTTAATCTGTACCCCCCAGCAAAAATGTACAGAAACATGTGCGCGGAACTTTACACAATTGTTTTGCCTCTTTGTTTCAGGGTGGACGGGTCCGAATTTCTCacctgtgatgatgatgagtagTAGAGCCACTATGAATCCTCGGACCTGGATCTTTTGTGCACTTGTCAGTGTCCTCACATGTCACCAAAGCACAAATGCATACAGAGAGACCCGAAGACGGAGGGTTGCAGAGGATGAATGGGAAGCGGCCCCTAAAAAATGCTCGTACACTTTCTTGGTCCCAGAGCAGAAAATTACAGGACCCATCTGTGCCAGCCAGGGACCTTCTCTCCCAGACAAAGAGCGTGTTACGCAGATGGACATCGCTGACGTCCGGGAGCTCCTGACCAAGCAGAGGCGTGAAATAGACACGCTCCGGTTAGTTGTGGACGTGGACGGAAACATGGTCAATGAAATGAAACTTCTGCGCAAAGAGTCACGCAACATGAACTCCCGCGTTACCCAACTGTACATGCAGTTATTGCATGAAATCATTCGCAAGCGTGATAATTCATTAGAGATTGCGATGCTGGAGGGCCGAATCCTCAACGCCACGGCCGAAGCTTTGCGACTTTCTGCCCACTACAGACAGCTGGAAGCACGCTTCTCTGCGCTGGCTGCTCTGGTCAACAACCAGTCAGTGCTGATCGGGGCTTTGGAGGAGAGATGCCTGCAGGTTTATGGAAATCACAGAAAAGAGCCACTGCCTCCACCTCTTGTACAGGTAGTGCCGGAGAATATCCCCGTGTATGTGCCTCGTTTTTCCAATGAGATTCAGAGGGCTCACAGTTGGGCCTTTTCAGGAGACAGAAGTTCCAGGACAGCACCTACAGAAAGCGCCGTAGAGCCGCAGCGTCCGCCACAGGGCAACTTCACCTTGGAGGGTAACAATCTGCTGACTGAACCTGCCTGCCTGTCAGGCACAAAGCATGCCACCTTGCTTATACCTTTCaattacacaaatgtaaagAACTAGTGTAGCTTTATATTGCACAACAGTCTACTTCAGATATTCTGCTAATTAGAAGTAATTTTGCAGCTACATGTGAAACTTTAGACTGTTAGGTTAGAGGAGTAGAGGCCTTGTCAGGCATGGGTATACTTCAAAACATTAccatctgtgagaagatgaataAAACAGGGGTCCAAGCCAATTTCAAACTAACCACTGGGGACAATCCGGTTATGATTATAGTTGGCTTTAGTTATGGAAGAATGTAGTACAATGTCTATAGTGGAGTGTCGAAATAAGGTGCTAGTCTCCTGTTTCTTCACTAGATGCACCTGTCATTTGTCAACGcctctgtgttttctgaggtccctTTCGGGACTGTTTGCAGGCGATGCTGGCAGGACATGCCACGAGCGGCATTTATCTTCTGAAGCCTGATGGAAGCGAGACACCCGTACAGGCCTGGTGTGAGCATGATGTGGACAGAGGAGGCTGGACTGTAATCCAGAGGAGGAAAGATGGATCGGTCAATTTCTTCAGAAACTGGGATAGCTATAAGGTAGCCATGCTTGAAGCAGTGATTTTGGTTAATCAATCTGTGAAGGGTTTCAGACGTACCGTATCTCTGCTGTTTTCCACTCCAGAATGGCTTTGGTAATGTGGAAGGTGAACACTGGCTGGGTCTGGAAAGCATTTACAATCTGGGTAGACAGGAAGACTACAAGTTACTGCTGGAACTGGAGGACTGGATGAATAAGAAGGTTTATGCGGCGTATAGCAGCTTTCACCTGGAGCCAGAGAGCCAATCCTACCGCCTTCGTCTGGGTACCTACCAGGGCAATGCTGGAGACTCCTTAACCAGTCACAACGGCAAACAGTTCACCACGCTGGACCACGACAGAGACGCTTTCTCAGGTGTCCAATCATACCATTTTGGGTTACTTATTAGTGGGCTTCGAACAAGGTTAGGATCGGGGTTTTTCAGTAGTTTTGTGCACACTTGAAAAACCATGACtaaggaccaagaaaaacatgactaaggaagcagagccatgacaacggCTCCTATGTTGGCTGTTTTTGTCATCTTGGTTGTGTTTTTGGGGTATAATATAACATGTATCAATTAATCgatttttaaaagcaatattttttcacatattttaccTTTATTGTTCACCACTGGGTCCCTCCTCCTGAAACGGGTTGTTTTGTTCCTTGTTCAATGAAGCCCCTCCCTCCAAAATACGTAATGGACTCAGATTGGTTAGCTGGCCCAGTGTGTTGTgattagaggcgtggaaatgtccccgcagtaacagaccggtgtaaattcacgaacgtgtcataAGGGTATGTTCACATATGCCATGTTTTGGTTCGATTGGAACGaactctggtgcgattgctctgttagtgcggtttatttgtgtaagtgtgaaaGCTGCCCCCCCAACCCTGGTGCGCACCAAACAAGCGGCCTGAGACCGCTTATACCCTCATATGCGCAGTCATACACTGAGCATGTAtaacacagcattgttttggataTCCGGTAAgttcctttttaaaatataaatcataaaagctgtccaatcacgttgcGACTTTACACGTAAGCTGATAGGTTcgaaatatttaaaatgccaGTGTGAACGCTAAGCGAACCAGgactaaatttatttttatattttctggtCCAGACCAAAAGAACCAAACGAACTGAACTACAAGTATGAACACGCCctaagtttatgccgtgaacctcgcatactaagaattaagcgttagacaacgtgatgaattcttattgcaaccgttgtaaacacgacagcttaatTCTTAGATCAGatggcttcgtgttgtttccaggcggaccgttaaagaacgccaATCATATGACGACTTCGAacttgctgaagtgtttccagaaatgTGTgtcttatgcatcagacgtttagccaacggtccgtgggcgtgacgtctgagtcTGAGACTAGTATAAACATAACAATGGCCTCAATTTCATCTCTTCAGTTCAACACACAAATCAATCAGAAGTGTGCATGTGTACACGTCAATCCTTATTAGAgggtttttttcctactatggcgatgTCCTGTGTTTCTCCTACTATGGCAAGGAATGAAACACAGAACGGTTGCGCGTTACAAAATAACAATAGCGTAAGTTCTGCCCTAGTTCAGACCTAAgatggataataaaacaagcagatggaCCAGAATACACTTGCGTGTTCCCTGGGGCGGAGGTTATTCAAATTCCTGGACATTGTTACGTATGGATTACCGGAAAACGAAAGCTGTAGTTCGTTTCTGCCGTTTGCTGTAGTCCTTAAAACGTGATTTCTGTTAAAGATAATATCTCCATTTGCAGCACACTTTGAGCGTTGTAACTTTGTAGACTTTTATTTATACCCAGACAGCAACATTATACAATTTCAAAAGGCTCTCGTGATTTTGCCAAGGGGTTgttgtccttagggcaacatcatgttgaccctgggacaacatttaaatcaaccaatcagatttcagaaataagattgcagtttattttaaatttaatcttacagccaggattaggtgcttctagaccattgtttttcactcatcatttccctctgattttaggggtaagttatggttagggttgggctttggtgtgggtttaggttttatttataaaaatgttgtccttaggtcaacaaaatatgttgtcctgactctgaggacatcaaccacttggcaaaataaAGTCGAGCATTTCAAAAACCTATGCACTTGTACTTCCTCTGCATGTACAAATGAAATCATATTATATGAGATCAAACCAATAGAATTCAATAAATATTCCATGAGTTTGCAGGTAAATGATGTTTCATAAGAGTCTCTTTATGTGGGTGTATGTAGGTGGCGGGGATCTGGTGGGGCTTGAAAACACACGTCTCTACAGATGGGGGCCCAGCAAAAAACGTTTGGGAAACATTGCCTTATCATAACATCTACACAGTAATGCACACTCAGGGCGCATTAGTGCAGAGCAGCAAGCGAAGCACCCTGGTGTCATGAAATTTTAGTGTGCCCTGCAGTACGTATCACCAGCTGTGCTTCGCTAACATAAGTGTGGGCAGATTGAGAATCCTACTCATGTTCACATGAACTTTCAGGGCCTGAGCTTAATGTATGTTATTGTCTCTTTCAGGTAACTGCGCTCATTTCCACAAGGGTGGCTGGTGGTACAACGCCTGCGGTCAAAGCAATCTGAATGGCGTGTGGTACTCGGGAGGAGTTTATCGCAGCAAGTTTCAGGACGGCATATTTTGGGCGGATTATGGGGGTGGTTTTTACTCAATGAAGTCTGTGCGAATGATGATCAGGCCAATTGACTGAAGAGTCTCGTCGATCTGATAAAGATCATCATACAGCCATAATTAATACGTCTGTTTAGGTCTGCGGAGGGTGGGGTAAGATAAGCCATTGTTTACATATGTGGTCCTCAAGATGAAAGacaattattacaattattGAATCTAATTTCAGGATGTTTCCTATCAATCTAAGTTATGAGAACACACGTATGACATATGGTTTTAAAAATATGGCTTCTTTTAAAAAAGGGCTCCTGTGGCTCAGTTTGCCCCATGATAGGGGAAAGTTGATCCGCGTAAGGGGGTAAGTTGAACCATATAGAGATATACTGAGCATgcaactgaatttgaataaagaCCGTGTTTTTAAAGATTCTCCTTctaaaaaagtaattcaatcaTTATTTTCCCTTACAACTACTAATAGTTATGTTTTTAAGCtaacttaaacaaaacatttgcaaTATCTTTAATTTGCAATATCTTTCGGTTTGCATTTCTGAAATAACTTAAAAGTTTCAAACAAGCAAAGTTGCAACCTTCGAAAAACAGACTAAACAGAAAGTttgttgattaaaaataaatgaatttctgctCTCACCATGTCTGTTTTTGTAGATTCTTGGCATTATACAGTGCTTTTTAACGCCAAACAtaaattatacaggtttaaaattttGAAATTAACTTAAGTGTCGACACTGGCTCAAGTTTACTCACAGCATGTGGCTCACTTTGCCCCACAGCTGCCACTTTGGAAAAAAACTAGCTTCTAGCTACTATTTAGCCAaattatttgcatggttttatatGTTGGTAAATCATAAATGTTTTTAGACCTGGATACATTTGCTTTGATGTACAAGCCACTACAGCTGATATGCCAAAATTTTACTTTGACAAGCCAAAAACAGCTTTTCAAGTCAATTTATGTTGTCCAATTCTCCCATGTGCTTCACATTTTCACATTCTGGCAGAAATCATGAGTGATTCCAAAATGTGTGgtcaaatgacaacaaaaatgttaagtCGCTGAGATACAGTGTCATGACGCACACAGACGGGCAGACTCAAATGCGGGGGTAACAAAGCTTTTATTGGTTACAGTGAGGCAAGAGCAAAGCAAATAGTTCAAGGCACCAATGGCAGCAAAATAGTCCTCTGGAATTAATCGACCCGTCAGATTCCAGTAGAGAGAAGTTGCACCCGTCAGGGCGAAGCTGCCGAACGGGCGAGATGGCGAGAGCTCAGACGCCGTGAGAATCGAGGTACGGGCGGCCAATGACTGCCGCGGGGCAGAGAGCAGAATAACACAAACAGGGGCAAAACGAgaagcaaaaaacaaacaggCTTTGAGGAGCAAAAACTCTTAATAGCTAGACAGGACTAGGACTAGGAAACAAGGCTTCTACAGTACTAGACGCGCTAGCACTGGGCAGTCAGAGCTGGCGAAGAAACAAGCACGGTCTGACACAGGACAGGAGAACAAAGGGAAATAAATAGGAAAGCTACCTAAGGATGAGTGACAACAGGCGGGAGAGATAATAGATATTACGGGCGCTAATCAACGGGAAGACTCTACAGGTGAAAGAGTGCGAAGACGGTGAGTGGAGGATACCAAAAGGGAGACACGGGGCGGCATGagtgacgcagacaccgagcacatggcgagctgtcaaaacagaGGCGGCACGAGCTcgacacacaacagaacacacgCAGGCAGGACACGGGTGCTTCATCAACTTACCCACTGGCTCATCTTACCCCACTCTCCCCTatataaagagaaaaacatATCTGTGATGCCTGCAGGAAGCGTCCTGTATATATGCCACCGGGCAAATAAAGCACCTTAAAGGCACAGGCACATgatcaaatgttcattttggttTAGGTAAAAAGAGTCTACTTGTGGCATTATCTTCGCAAAAGCATCTTgactttttgtttttcacaagTGTCTGGAACATTAGTGCTGTAGACCTAAAAACTAAGCATACAACCCCTGAAATATACGTGCTTCTTaccaatataaatatatatttatttcaaagtgatttgattataaaatattttctatAGTTGTTCAAATGCAATGAGTTAGCATACTGTTGCTGTTAGCATTGTGccatagtctttatatttctttaacaCTGCAATCCTGGAAAAGTTCAAGTCTCAATAAAAACTTAGTTTTTCCAGTCTGAAGTCTCCTGTCTAAAGGCATGAGAGTTTATTTTGGTGGTTTTGCTGCTACGAGGAACAGTATTAGAAAACAACAGAGCCACTGAGAGTCACAGGGACAGACAATGAGAAACATATTGCTGAAATCCAGACGGGCGGTAAGAGAAACCACTGGAGTGGAAACATCTGTgggtttttttctctcttctccaTCAGTGTGGTCGACTTTCAGGTAGAAATGGAAATTATATAGAAATTAGTCATTtagcaaaaacaaatgttttgattCATTGAGCGTAAggaacatttataatattacataagattTAGGCTGATAAGAGCATAAATATCAAATTACATGACAAATGATCCCGCAACCACCTGGGACATTTTTGATGAGGGGTTTGAGAATGTGAAAGAACATAAATATATCATAGGGTCTAAAgtgcacagttcacccaaaaatgaaaattctgtcatcatttagtcactctcttgtcatgtcaaacctgtatgactttctttcttcagcagaacacaaaagaagatattttgaagaatgttgttaactggaccccattcacttgcattggttttgtgtcatacaatagaagtgaatggggtccagtgctgttcggttaccaactttcttcaaaatacatcttttttgtgttctgcggatgaAGGAAAGTcattaaggtttaaaaaaagaCACACATACTGAGAGTAGAATACCATTCTATACCATTTAATGTAACAAGTTGGCCTACATccgtttttgttatggaaagtGTTCCCGGTTCTGGTTGATCCAACTAATGCAGAACCTAGTGTGAAGAGTGGAATCATGTGTAAGGGATGTTATACAGATGAGAGTTTTTATCTATATTTAAACTGATAGAGTGATGTCTGCCTCTCGTACATTAGAaggaagactgttccaaagtttaggcgctaggtAGGAAAATCATCTGCCTACCGCGCTTGATTTTAAAATTCTAGGTATTATCAACTGGACAGAATTCTGAGACCACAATGAACGTCAAGGACTGAAATTGCGTaaggtgatcttctgtccggttcgtgatcgtgggtctcaaatgctgacaggtacggtcttcagtggtgtagtctacatGATACACAGGTGTACGCCGTATACCCActaggaaatgtaaaaaaatcaacgTATCAACCTCGTTGCATTACAAAACTTTCAAACGTCTAGTCTTTCATTAATAATTAATTCCGTCTGTGTTGCGACTGGAGGACTTTAGGTCCTTTGGGACTTCCGTGGCCTGACCTGGATCTGACGTTGTCACGAAaagcaggaaagaacccaatcgcAGGTATAACAGGAGAAAACAGCAACAATAGGCTCAGGCAATACAGGGACCATCAGGACACTGAACGCAGCACAAggcacatacaatgaccgaacacaggacaatgaaacatgagggcattaaataggtaagacaaacgaaggataacgagcgagggcaggtgggaataatgaaacacattagacacggcaggaaagcaatacaagaaatgagaggggcggggccaatgacaagacactggagagaatgcatattattgtcaaaaggacaataatatgtttctctccacacataaccaaagactttgtcatggctctgcctcaggtccaggaaatccaagactaaaagaagcagaaccatgacagacgTGCAGTTGTTTGGCGGTCATTTTCGGCGCAAGTTTGAAATAAACTAAGCGGGTTTGAAATGTAAACAGCTAAAAAGATGAAACGatgaaacaaaagcaaaacCAAATTACAATATTTCAGTGTTTTCGTGAGGCAGCCCCTGAAGCTACTGCCACTGTGTCAGATGACTCGCAACAAGTTATAGAACATGAGCCAAATGACGCTCATGTTGTCCCGTGCGATACAGAGCCCGATGCTATCATAATTTTGCCAGGTAAATAACTTACGTAGCATGCATTATCatagaaataaatattatttagaaGTTGCTAACCTTACTAACGTTGGTGTTGTGGATTTTAGATACTCTATGTGTGTACATCTGTACCAGTTTTTTCTATCCCTGTGGGGACTTAAACTTGAATGCGCACAGAGTAGACAAGCTGAGTCAACATGGGCACTAGTCTGCACTCAAGGTACAGTTCCACAAAA
Encoded here:
- the angptl1b gene encoding angiopoietin-related protein 1b encodes the protein MMMSSRATMNPRTWIFCALVSVLTCHQSTNAYRETRRRRVAEDEWEAAPKKCSYTFLVPEQKITGPICASQGPSLPDKERVTQMDIADVRELLTKQRREIDTLRLVVDVDGNMVNEMKLLRKESRNMNSRVTQLYMQLLHEIIRKRDNSLEIAMLEGRILNATAEALRLSAHYRQLEARFSALAALVNNQSVLIGALEERCLQVYGNHRKEPLPPPLVQVVPENIPVYVPRFSNEIQRAHSWAFSGDRSSRTAPTESAVEPQRPPQGNFTLEGPFRDCLQAMLAGHATSGIYLLKPDGSETPVQAWCEHDVDRGGWTVIQRRKDGSVNFFRNWDSYKNGFGNVEGEHWLGLESIYNLGRQEDYKLLLELEDWMNKKVYAAYSSFHLEPESQSYRLRLGTYQGNAGDSLTSHNGKQFTTLDHDRDAFSGNCAHFHKGGWWYNACGQSNLNGVWYSGGVYRSKFQDGIFWADYGGGFYSMKSVRMMIRPID